In Nicotiana tabacum cultivar K326 chromosome 19, ASM71507v2, whole genome shotgun sequence, one DNA window encodes the following:
- the LOC142161595 gene encoding berberine bridge enzyme-like C-2 — translation MFPIIILISFSFTFLFASVTSGAGGVTNLSTCLINHNVHNFSIYPTKNDQSSSNYFNLLDFSLQNLRFAASYMPKPTVIILPNSKEELVSTILCCRQTSYEIRVRCGGHSYEGTSYVSFDGSPFVIVDLMKLDDVSVDLDSETAWAQGGATIGQIYYAISRVSDVHAFSAGSGPTVGSGGHISGGGFGLMSRKFGLAADSVVDALLIDAEGRLLDRKAMGEDVFWAIRGGGGGNWGIIYAWKIRLLKVPKIVTTCMIYRPGSKQYVAQLLQKWQIVTPNLADDFTLGVLMRPIDLRADMNYGNTTPIETFPQFNALYLGPKTEAVSILNEAFPELDAKNDDAKEMTWIESALFFSELDNVFGNSSDDISRLKERYMDAKTFFKGKSDFVKTPFSMDAMMTALVELEKNPKSFLVFDPYGGVMDKISDQAIAFPHRKGNLFAVQYYAFWNEEDDAKSNEYIEWTRGFYNKMAPFVSSSPRGAYINYLDMDLGVNMDDDYLLRNASSRSSSSSVDAVERARAWGEMYFLHNYDRLVKAKTQIDPLNVFRHEQSIPPMLGSTQEHSSE, via the coding sequence TTAACTTGCTCGATTTTTCCCTTCAGAATCTTCGATTTGCTGCATCTTACATGCCGAAACCAACGGTCATTATCCTACCAAACAGCAAAGAGGAGCTCGTGAGTACCATTCTTTGTTGCAGACAAACATCTTATGAAATCAGAGTAAGGTGCGGAGGACACAGTTACGAGGGAACTTCTTACGTTTCCTTTGACGGTTCCCCTTTCGTGATCgttgacttgatgaaattagacgaCGTTTCAGTAGATTTGGATTCCGAAACAGCTTGGGCTCAGGGCGGCGCAACAATTGGCCAAATTTATTACGCCATTTCCAGGGTTAGTGACGTTCATGCATTTTCAGCAGGTTCGGGACCAACAGTAGGATCTGGAGGTCATATTTCAGGTGGCGGCTTTGGACTAATGTCCAGAAAATTCGGACTCGCTGCTGATAGTGTCGTTGATGCTCTTCTAATTGATGCTGAAGGACGGTTATTAGACCGGAAAGCCATGGGAGAAGACGTATTTTGGGCAATCAGAGGTGGCGGCGGTGGAAATTGGGGAATTATTTATGCCTGGAAAATTCGATTACTCAAAGTGCCTAAAATCGTAACAACTTGTATGATCTATAGGCCTGGATCCAAACAATACGTGGCTCAACTACTTCAGAAATGGCAAATAGTTACTCCAAATTTGGCCGATGATTTTACTCTAGGAGTACTCATGAGACCTATAGATCTGCGGGCGGATATGAATTACGGAAATACTACTCCTATTGAAACATTTCCCCAATTCAATGCACTTTATTTGGGTCCAAAAACTGAAGCGGTTTCCATATTAAATGAGGCATTTCCAGAGCTGGACGCTAAGAATGATGACGCCAAAGAAATGACTTGGATTGAGTCAGCACTTTTCTTTTCCGAATTAGATAACGTATTCGGGAACTCCTCTGACGATATCTCCCGTTTGAAAGAACGCTACATGGACGCAAAAACTTTCTTCAAAGGCAAATCAGATTTTGTGAAGACTCCATTTTCAATGGACGCGATGATGACAGCTCTTGTTGAACTCGAGAAAAACCCCAAGTCATTCCTTGTCTTCGATCCTTATGGCGGAGTCATGGACAAGATTAGTGATCAAGCTATTGCTTTCCCTCATCGAAAGGGTAACCTTTTCGCGGTTCAATATTATGCATTTTGGAACGAAGAGGACGATGCCAAGAGCAACGAGTACATAGAGTGGACAAGGGGATTTTACAATAAAATGGCGCCTTTTGTTTCAAGCTCGCCAAGGGGAGCTTATATCAACTACTTGGATATGGATCTTGGAGTGAATATGGACGACGACTACTTACTGCGAAATGCTAGTAGTCGTAGTTCTTCTTCCTCTGTTGATGCTGTGGAGAGAGCTAGAGCGTGGGGTGAAATGTATTTCTTGCATAACTATGATAGGTTGGTTAAAGCTAAGACACAAATTGATCCACTAAATGTTTTTCGACATGAACAGAGTATACCTCCTATGCTTGGTTCAACGCAAGAGCACAGTAGTGAATGA